TTTGGTTGTATGCAAACATAAGTAATAATCATAAGTACTTATAAAATAAGTGGTGTTTGGATACCATATAAGTattgttttaatatgtattattaaatactgttttaatatgtattattatcatataaataatattattatatttcaaatataaaccaaaataatataaaatattaaattaagtcaacatttttaattaatatttgtaattaatatttttagtattatttttaaatcagaaTATATTTGAGAGGCTGTTTCTATTTTTGGTGATGTTCCGACAAAGATATCAGTGCAGCGTTCCAGATGGAGGGGCAGAAGGCAGGGTTCCTTCTCCTCCTTCCTCTAGCTTTAGTTAATCAACAATCTTCATGTTTCATTTTTTAGAATCAGAAAATAATTGAAGGGTTGTTTTTATTTCTGGTGATGTTCCGATGAAGGTGTCGATGCAGCAATCCAGATGGAGGGGCACAATGCAGGGTTCCAGTGACTGGCACCTGTCTCCCGGAGTGCAATGGCTCGGTCAGACAGGTAGGGAGGCATTGCCGCTGTAGAGGGAGCAGATCAAAGAGATCTGGAACTGCACTtggctgagagagagagagagagagagagagagagaggcttcagCGTTGGAGATCGagatgaaggaggaggaggagaaggaagAGAATGATGTCATGACAGTGGAGGAGGTTTGGCGAAGGCGGAGAAAGGGAGGAGGTGATGTGCCTTCTTGGCTGGGAGCAGAGCAAGAGGAGAGACAtgagtgagagagagggagaatgaGAAAGAAATGTAAAATTCTTATCATGCCCAGAATTACAAAATTGCCACTGCCTCTCTACAATAATAAGTTGGAGTTCAAAAAGGTTGTCCCAAATTACTTCTTTATAAGTacttatccccccccccccccccaccaccccaaaaaaaaaaaaaaaaaaagcagtttTCAAAAGTATTCATAAAAATAATTACTTATTAAATTGCTTCCCAAACACTAATTATTGACAAGTACTTATAAAAAGTAATTATTTTATAAGTGCTCCCAAATGGGGGCAAAGACCTAAAGATAGCGCGGAGATTGTCTGCTAGATGTTAAAAGAGTAGGTGATtgaatcataaaaatcaagatagtCTTAGATTAAGAGATgataggcttagcagaaaaccttaaaagattattttgggaaaatacgGATACCAAGGGCTGAGAAAACATTCATAGGAGCTTATTTGAATGGAATCATTGGAAAGGCCAATAAAGTTTATGATAGGATATACGGAGGGCATTGGTATTGAAATAAAAATGAGTCCAGTGATACATTCTTAGACTTCACCATGCCATACAATCTAATATAATGAATACCTACTTTAAGAAGGGAGAAAGagcacttaataaccttcaacattggacaaaataaaagtcaaatagattttcccttaactaggagggtagatcgtttatcatgtaaggaaTGTAAAGTGATCCTAGGTGAGAGTTTGACTACACAACATATAGAGTTTTcagaattaataaaaaaaaaatgaagagagagtgACAGAAATCACTGCAAGAGAAATAGATGGTGGAACATGAAAGGAGTagatataataaaatttaaagacaaAATTATCAAAGAGGGTGATTGGACAACAAGGGATAAGGTAGAtgcaaacactctttggagtaagATAGCTatctctattaaaaagatagcagaagagattttaggcgaatctaAAGGAAGACTCCTGGCTagtaaagagagttggtggtgggaccTAGATGCCCAAAAATCCATAAAGACAAAGAATTTGGTAttaaacgtggcaaaaatgtagaaacatagaaaactttgaaaagtatagaggcaagaaaagatgcaaaaaaaggccattagtgaagctaaacataaagCTTATGATAATTTATTTGCTTGACTAGATACAAAGAATgggaaagagacatatttaaaccaactagagctagagaaagaaagaataagGACTTGTGCAATTTAAAATGTATAAATAATGGGGATGATAGTGTCTTGGATAAAgatgaagacataaaagagagatgACGAAGTTAGCCCAAtacattttttaataaaaactcAAATAGATAACTTAAACTTAGAAGTAACAAATGCGTAAAAGGCTAAAAATGttagatttattcacaaaattagagtcaaTAAAGTTAAGATTGCATTAGGAAAGATGGAAAATGCAAAAGCTCTAAAATTGGATGACATcacaattgaagtttggaaatgcctacgATGCAATTAGCagtctttatttaattttctgcttATATCAAGTGTTGCAATTTATGGACGCTAGtggaatttttgtaatttttgaaatttgaggTTTATTTTGGTGAAATTAGCTTTGGGGTCTCTTTTGTAATATTTAGAGGGTACTTTTGTGAAGAGATTTTGTTTTGGTGGGGTTGTAGAACATAAGTGGCTTATAGAGGGGGTTATGTGCAAAATAGGAGTTGGCTTCTCTTGGAAGCTTCAACCCTAGTACAAATAGTAGTCTTGAGCCACTTTTCTAGGAGAGATTTTGGCATTCTATCTTTGAGAAGATTTTTCTCGAGCTCAGCTCCAAACCAGCTAGGGTTGTGAAGATTTGGAGGCTTAAGATTTTGAGGATTCGAACCCGCGGTGCCAAGAAATCGTCTTATTGCTGAATTGAAATTCACAGCAGTcatctctttattattttttatggatTTACTCGTTGCTTGAGTCAAAGAAGGTTAGGAAAACACTGTTCTGAAACCTTAGTcattatttctcaattttccttatATTCCTATGCCCCAATTTGCAttaaattggtatcaaagcaagttCAATCTTGTCAGTTCATCGTAGCAAGGGTTGGAAGAGGAAATAGGGATCATGGAGACAGATACATGACTGTCGAGATGTTCCGAGAGTTGCAGGAAAAAGTTAAACAACTTACTCAGCTTGTTACACAATTAACGGGTAATAAAGGTTGTCAAAATGATGGTGATAATGGATATGATTTTGTTAAGAGCAAGAAATGAAATAAATGAGCAATCTAAGGCTGAAAAAGTTCTAGTGATGATAGGAGTTCTAACAGTTAAAGCCATGCACaaccaaggacttaaatttcgatttcgatggaaattttgatggtctcaatttacggaaatttcgatggaaatttcgatttcaatttcaattttgatattgatttaaataaattacggaaatttatagtaaatgatggaaatttacaataaaactttaggaaatattagaatagatgattatgcttaatatggtatcaaaatacattaaaaaaatgcatatatgacaagtttctagtgtgtaggatattaaactgcacatcgcgaaacaaactatgaactgaagaacattcaaatgattataaagttttgaagctattcctttaagatttaaggcaacaaattatcatttaaacaactacattttcaataaaaattatacatttaatgATCTAATACCACATGGACTTTCTTGGTGGCTCAAAGTCATCTCTACTATTAGGATTTCgagatgacatatattgtttacaataatcactccatgtcatataatttccaaaatattgagtataggtgTACATGTGTTGTTCATACTCCTCCGTAGTCATCTGGTTCATGCCAGTTTCTACTCAGCCAGAAGATCTTCGTGTGCTAGGATTTCTTCTTGTAGGTTCTACTGGTTGTGTATGTCCATAGGATTGTTTTGCATTTGCATACTGGTCATACTCATACCCATATTCTTGACCTGTTTGTCCATACCCATAGACATGTGGttgccaatttccatattgttgtgccCGCTCATTTGCATGTGAAAACAGTTGGCCATATGTAGATTGTGAGGAGCTGTTCTGTGTAGATTCATAACCACCATAACTATTAGAGTCGTGCtctgttcctatactcatagatTCCATACTAAGGGAAAAGGCATCTTCTTCTATTTGATGcatcttcccttttccttttctacGACTGTACTGCCTATCAACTGGACGTGTTTCTCTTTGTGGACCCTCATCTTCTAGTTGGGAAGGACGTGTATATTCCACTTCTGGTCTATAATCTTGCCATCcttcatttcctccatagtccccaccatcaccaccttgCCCACTGCTACCGCCGGGATTAGATCCGTCACCACCAGCATCATCgtcgtcattatcatcatcaccaccagagGGCTTAGTGGATGAAGTTCCATATCTAGATCCAAGATTCATTTGAGAATCATCACAACTAGATATTACTTCTTCTACCATTACCTGATTAACATCAATGCCAAAGTCATCTTATGCATGCTTGGCCATTTGTGGATGGGAACTTCCGTCTCGTTCATCAAGATGGGATGGCCTAATCCATTGAAAAAGTGGATACTCATCGTCATCACCCAATTCAACTGATATGTCAAGAAGGTCCAGGGGATCTTGTTCAGCCACTTTGTCCATTTCGGCCTCCATATCTCTTATTCGAAGCTTCATGTTGTAACAACAAAAAGCAAGCTGTTGAAGTCTGCTGTAGGCtagtctatttctttgctttgtgtgaatgagtgcaaatgtgctccaatttcgtTCACAAGCTAATGAAGATGCGGTTTGTGACAAAATGCGCAATGCTAGCTTTCTTAGGATTGGAGCACTTGATCCATACATCATCCACCAATCAACTGTGCAAGATGTTTTAAGAACACAAGTTAGTATTTACTACTTAGTAGATTGTACTTGaagtttgtaactttgtattgtacatttatatttAAATACTTACCAGGTGCCATGGTTGCCCTAGCTGCTTCTCCAAAGCTTGTTTTAGCATCTCTAAatataataatctaaaaaaaataatgttattgaataattaaacatggattaagacttattttatttaaattttatttttaaaatatacctcatttccaatttgatcctGGCCCGAGGAATGTGGCTAAAGGGTGTTAAAAACTTTGTGAActgcatcaagaaaataaggatcttccccaacaccttctttgtattgacattttggatttaagaaataagctgtgaatcaaataaagtaaaatataaatatgtaataagtattttgatatatgaatttcttgaaatttataaatattttatacctaCAGCATGAAGAGGATGTTCAAGGGTTCTTTCCCACCAGTCATTGATGACTTTGAGAACCCATCTTGCACTTCTTGCACCTATTTCAATGGCATCTTTCATCACCCTTATTGCTTCAAACACAACTCCTAATGTTGGCCACACTTCAATGTCAACTATACGCAATACTCGACATATAGGCAcataaatgttacaaacttttaccactctatcccaaaattgatggttaagaactgtactttcaatttctctacccaTTTTTGTTCGACTAAGAGCATGCTCAGCCCATTCATCATATGTGAATAGAGATTTTAAACCTATGCCCATTCATCAAATGTGAATAGAGATTTTAaacctactctttttttttttgtaggctatcaagtacaatgtagtttgtagcaaatcttGTGGCCCCTGGACGCACAATATCCCCTTGACAGTGCTCCctcattttagcaagcaaccatccatgattatatataaaattagtgatcTGTCTCCCCTGCAAGATCACTATGCTTATTGCCTCTCTTTTTCTGATCTCTCCAAAAATGAAATCAATACAATAAGCGGCGCAAGGAATCTaatacaagttgaattttttcattaattttagacccGCTTTCTTGTAGGCACTACCATTATTGGTCACCACTTGGACAACATGTTGCTTTCCTAcctcttgcacaacatgttttaataaggaatatatgtattcatggtcttttattttgtcagaagcatctaccgactttagaaaaattgtgcttccTTTTCGAGTAAACAATGAAATTTATGATGAATAATTTTGTAGGGCTTGTCCATCCATCACACATTACAGTGCAGCCATACGTGGCccactttttcttcacttcttctaCGTGGTCTTCTATTTCTTTTACCTCTAAATCAAAGTATTTTGTTCTGATTTCATAGGGTGTCAGTGGATCGACTCCCGTTCCAGCTGATTGGCAACCCCataccatgtttttaaaatgaggtgattttttgccttctcaggtggaacattatcatatataaaaaactttGAAATTAACCTATtcacttcttttattttacctcatttgaataaatttttcaagtttctttgttTTGCTGCATCTGATTTGTAATATTGAGAAGGCTTTGAAATACATGGCTTTATTTCTGGCTCTCTCACACTTTGAGATCGCCTCATCGGAGGTTGCCCTGCACTACTACCAGCCCCTAAACTGCCTCCTTGTTGGCTACCTGCAGGCCTACGAGATTGGTCTCTTTCCCATTCCGTCTGTTTTGAAGCATAGAATGTTTGACGATATGCAGACCTTTCATAGGAAGAAATGTCAGGCGGGTATGCAATATCGTCAACATCATCAACTTCATCAATTTGTTGTGATTGCATCAAGTTCCCacgcaattcattttttatttgatccattctttctatttttttggccttagctgttgtttttctttctaaaacaattctcatttcgTGCTTAACTTCTAGAGGTACTTTGTCACAGAATTTTATATTATGCTGCAGGTCGTAATTTGCTAGgtgcatttttaatcttgttgcacctccactcttcatttgtattccgcagtatttgcaaataaatccatTATTGACATTGGGCATCGGGTATTCATGTTCCCATGCTAgatcttgttttcttccttcagatatttttgtagataattttactttcctataaggtaacaatgaatcaaaaattaggtgttaaattagtcaacaattttaaaagaaaattatttgagatgttttattatcaatacaattttaataaataagacaaacattaaaatattaaattaaatttacaaaatttaatgataatgagcaaaattaccaataaattatggaaattaaattagtcaaataaatgaaataatttaaactatattaaactaataagtactttaatttatttaattactaggctatactgattaggtgttaaattactctaaatttgtaaataaaaaaaaaatttatttggatGTTAatctatgattttaaaataaaaatatttagatgctaaataaagataaattaataactaagagaaatattaaattattaaattaaaattaaaaaattaatgataatttttagaaaattattattaagtaataaatttttaaaatgaatatatttaaataaatgaaataatttattaatttatactataataagacaataatagtaaattattttaattttatttagttattaaatttactagttattaactaattatttattatacatttATACTAACTTATTATTTAGTATACTAGTAAAGTAGTAAGTAGTAACTACTAAGTTAGTAACATTAACTAAGGGGTAAATAGTAAATGGGAGAGGAGGGCATTGCTGTAAATATATTGGGGGCAAGGGTGATTTTGagtaaataaaaaaacttaaaagttaaaacatgttatttaaaatataaaccaGTCTTTAGTTTGCAGCCCTTTTATTTAGTGAAGCTGCTGCTGCTCGTGGAGGGAGGGGCGACAGTGGCTCCAGACTCTCGTCCCTCATTTCTCGTCTCTCTTCTCTTTGTTTCTTGCTCGCAGCTCCGTGAGAGCCTCGGCAAAAAGGAAGATTGCAGCCTGGAGTTCTTGCGGTTGGCTGTGACTGTGTGCGACGCCAACAACGATGCAGGTGGAGGGTGAAGCCGAAGGCTAAAGGCAGAGGCTCGAAGGGCTGGCAAGAGGGGATTCGAAGGCTAGGGCTTTTCAGAGTTCGAACTTCAAAGGTGGAGGCAGGAGGCAACAGAAAATTTGgaatctagggtttttttttggAACCATGGCACCTGGTGAGTATTTaaatataaatgtacaatacaaagttacaaacttCAAGTACAATCTACTAAGTAGTAAATACTAACTTGTGTTCTTAAAACATCTTGCACAGCTAATTGGTGGATGATGTATGGATCAAGTGCTCCAATCCTAAGAAAGCTAGCATTGCGCATTTTGTCACAAACCGCATCTTCATTAGCTTGTGAAcaaaattggagcacatttgcactcattcacacaaagcaaagaaatagactaGCCTTCAGCAAACTTCAACAGTTTGTTTTTTGTTGTTACAACATGAAGCTTCGAATAAGAGATATGGAGGCCGAAATGGACAAAGTGGCTGAACAAGATCCCCTGGACCTTCTTGACATATCAGTTGAATTGGGTGATGACGATGAGTATCCACTTTTTCAATGGATTAGGCCATCCCATCTTGATGAACGAGACGGAAGTCCCCATCCACAAATGGCCAAGCATGCAGAAGATGACTTTGGCATTGATGTTAATCAGGTAATGGTAGAAGAAGTAATATATAGTAGTGATGATTCTCATATAAATCTTGGATCTAGACATGGAACTTCATCCACTATGCCctctggtggtgatgatgataatgacgacGATGATGCTGGTGGTGACGGATCTAATCCCGGCGGTAGCAGTGGGcaaggtggtgatggtggggactatggaggaaatgaagGATGGCAAGATTATAGACCAGAAGTGGAATATACACGTCCTTCCCAACTAGAAGATGAGGGTCCACAAAGAGAAACACGTCCAGTTGATAGGCAGTACAGTCgtagaaaaggaaaagggaagatgCATCAAATAGAAGAAGATGCCTTTTCCCTTAGTATGGAatctatgagtataggaacagaGCACGACTCTAATAGTTATGGTGGTTATAAATCTACACAGAACAGCTCCTCACAATCTACATATGGCCAACTGTTTTCACATGCAAATGAGCGggcacaacaatatggaaattggcaaCCACATGTCTATGGGTATGGACAAACAGGTCAAGAATATGGGTATGAGTATGACCAGTATGCAAATGCAAAACAATCCTATGGACATACACAACCAGTAGAACCTACAAGAAGAAATCCTAGCACACGAAGATCTTCTGGCTGAGTAGAAACTGGCATGAACCAGATGACTACGGAGGAGTATGAACAACACATGTAcacctatactcaatattttggaaattatatgacatggagtgattattgtaaacaatatatgtcatctcGAAATCCTAATAGTAGAGATGACTTTGAGCCACCAAGAAAGTCCATGTGGTATTAGATcattaaatgtataatttttattgaaaatgtagttgtttaaatgataatttgttgccttaaatcttaaaggaatagcttcaaaactttataatcatttgaatgttcttcagttcatagtttgtttcgcgatgtgcagtttaatatcctacacactagaaacttgtcatatatgcatttttttaatgtattttgataccatattaagcataatcatctattctaatatttcctaaagttttattgtaaatttccatcatttactataaatttccgtaatttatttaaATCAATAtcaaaatcgaaatcgaaatttccgtaaattgagaccatcgaaatttccatcgaaatcgaaatttaagtccttgctTCCAACTAGGAACAAGGATTGTCTAttttgtaaggattgtaaagttatccttggtgaaagtttggctacacaacatacaatcctagtattagatatacatattaaaaagggtaacataaatcaacacaagaggactagatggtggaGCTTAAAGgaagataatatagtaaaattcaaagataaaatgatcaaagaatgATATTGGACAGTAAGGGGTAAGTTAGATGCAAATACTCTTTGGATTCAAATAGCTAATTCATCGTgaggatagcaaaagaggttttaggtgagtccaaaggatgatacttgggtagtaaagaaagttggaggtcagatcaagaagtccaaaaggccattaagaagaaaagaaattggtataaaatatggcaaaattgtagaaatatagaaaatcttgaaaaatataaagaggcaagaaaaatgcaaaaaagactattagtgaagctaaacatagagcttatgatactttatatactagactagatacaaaagaaggagaaaaatacatttataaacttgctagagctagagaaagaaaatacaaagatttaggtgatttaaaatgtataaaggacgagaatgataatgtcttaattagagaaaaAACGTAAAAGAGAGGT
This Malania oleifera isolate guangnan ecotype guangnan chromosome 11, ASM2987363v1, whole genome shotgun sequence DNA region includes the following protein-coding sequences:
- the LOC131167807 gene encoding uncharacterized protein LOC131167807; the encoded protein is MVEEVISSCDDSQMNLGSRYGTSSTKPSGGDDDNDDDDAGGDGSNPGGSSGQGGDGGDYGGNEGWQDYRPEVEYTRPSQLEDEGPQRETRPVDRQYSRRKGKGKMHQIEEDAFSLSMESMSIGTEHDSNSYGGYESTQNSSSQSTYGQLFSHANERAQQYGNWQPHVYGYGQTGQEYGYEYDQYANAKQSYGHTQPVEPTRRNPSTRRSSG